The Ammospiza nelsoni isolate bAmmNel1 chromosome 27, bAmmNel1.pri, whole genome shotgun sequence genome contains a region encoding:
- the LSM7 gene encoding U6 snRNA-associated Sm-like protein LSm7 codes for MASGGGGGGGAGKMADKEKKKKESILDLSKYIDKTIRVKFQGGREASGVLKGFDPLLNLVLDGTIEYMRDPDDQFKLTEDTRQLGLVVCRGTSVVLICPQDGMEAIPNPFIQQQDG; via the exons ATGGCGAGtggcggcggcggtggcggcggtGCGGGGAAGATGGCG GataaggagaagaagaagaaggagagcATCTTGGACCTCTCCAAGTACATCGACAAGACCATCCGGGTGAAGTTCCAGGGCGGGCGGGAAG CAAGTGGTGTCTTGAAAGGATTTGACCCTCTTCTGAACCTTGTGCTGGATGGTACCATTGAGTACATGCGAG ATCCGGATGATCAATTTAAATTAACAGAAGACACACGTCAGCTGGGACTTGTGGTTTGCAGAGGGACTTCCGTGGTTCTGATTTGTCCACAGGATGGAATGGAAGCGATTCCAAACCCTTTCATTCAGCAGCAGGATGGCTAA